The proteins below are encoded in one region of Triticum aestivum cultivar Chinese Spring chromosome 1B, IWGSC CS RefSeq v2.1, whole genome shotgun sequence:
- the LOC123112657 gene encoding probable serine/threonine-protein phosphatase 2A regulatory subunit B'' subunit TON2 produces MSTASADVGDAGDGASSAATAPAGRRIPPASSMPWVRNLRRFVGTGAGLGSEALMELETKRILLEIFKERQRKSAEAGSIPSFYKKKPEDGSISNRVQRLAKYRFLKKQSELLLNADDLDAMWVCLRENCVIDDATGAEKMNYEDFCHIATVCTEQIGQKCKRFFSPSNFMKFEKDDSGRIAILPFYLYVMRTVSLTQARIDMSELDEDSDGFLQPHEMEAYIRGLIPNLAQLRDMPSAFVQMYCRIAARKFFFFCDPHRRGKACIKKVLLSNCLQELMELHQESEEEVTDTEQAENWFSLTSAQRICDMFLALDKDTNGTLSKQELKEYADGTLTEIFVERVFDEHVRRSKVGGGNSREMDFESFLDFVLALENKDTPEGLTYLFRCLDLNGRGFLTTADIHTLFRDVHQKWIEGGNYELCIEDVRDEIWDMVKPADPLRIALADLLSCKQGGTIASMLIDVRGFWAHDNRENLLQEEEEQVEEA; encoded by the exons ATGAGCACCGCCTCCGCCGACGTCGGGGACGCCGGCGATggcgcctcctccgccgccacaGCGCCCGCTGGCAGGCGGATCCCGCCGGCCTCGTCCATGCCGTGGGTCCGCAACCTCCGCCGCTTCGTCGGCACGGGCGCCGGCCTCGGATCCGAGGCCCTCATGG AATTGGAAACGAAAAGGATATTGCTTGAGATATTTAAAGAGCGGCAGCGAAAGAGCGCTGAAGCTGGTTCCATCCCAAGTTTTTACAAGAAG AAACCTGAAGATGGATCTATTAGCAATAGAGTCCAGAGGTTGGCCAAGTACAGATTTCTAAAG AAACAATCAGAACTTCTACTTAATGCTGATGATCTCGATGCCATGTGGGTTTGTCTCAGAGAAAATTGTGTTATTGACGATGCTACTGGTGCTGAAAAG ATGAATTATGAAGATTTCTGCCATATTGCCACAGTGTGCACAGAGCAAATTGGCCAGAAATGCAAACGCTTCTTTAGCCCTTCGAACTTTATGAAGTTCGAGAAGGATGATTCTGGGAGAATTGCAATCTTACCATTCTATCTTTATGTTATGCGAACA GTTTCTCTTACTCAAGCAAGAATTGATATGAGTGAACTTGATGAGGATTCTGATGGTTTCCTTCAACCTCAT GAAATGGAAGCATACATCAGAGGACTTATTCCCAATTTGGCACAATTGCGTGACATGCCATCAGCCTTTGTTCAAATGTACTGCCGCATAGCTGCACGGAAGTTCTTTTTCTTCTGTGATCCACACAGACGAG GGAAAGCATGCATAAAGAAAGTATTGTTGAGCAATTGTCTTCAAGAGCTAATGGAATTGCATCAG GAGAGTGAGGAAGAGGTAACTGATACCGAGCAGGCTGAAAATTGGTTTTCCTTGACTTCAGCTCAGCGCATATGTG ATATGTTCCTTGCACTAGACAAAGATACAAATGGCACACTGAGCAAACAAGAGCTGAAGGAATATGCTGATGGCACACTAACAGAGATCTTCGTCGAAAGAG TTTTTGATGAACATGTACGCCGAAGCAAAGTTGGAGGTGGCAACAGTCGTGAGATGGATTTTGAGAGCTTTCTCGACTTTGTTTTAGCCCTAGAGAACAAAGACACCCCTGAAGGGCTGACATACTTATTTAGATGCCTTGATCTCAACGGAAGAGGATTTCTGACAACTGCTGATATTCATACTCTATTTAG AGATGTGCACCAGAAGTGGATCGAGGGGGGGAACTACGAGCTTTGCATCGAAGACGTAAGGGATGAAATCTGGGACATGGTGAAACCAGCTGACCCTCTCAGGATCGCACTCGCGGATCTCCTTTCCTGCAAGCAAGGCGGGACTATTGCCAGCATGCTTATAGACGTCCGCGGCTTCTGGGCCCACGACAACAGAGAGAACCTCCTCCAGGAAGAGGAGGAGCAAGTGGAAGAGGCTTGA